The sequence NNNNNNNNNNNNNNNNNNNNNNNNNNNNNNNNNNNNNNNNNNNNNNNNNNNNNNNNNNNNNNNNNNNNNNNNNNNNNNNNNNNNNNNNNNNNNNNNNNNNNNNNNNNNNNNNNNNNNNNNNNNNNNNNNNNNNNNNNNNNNNNNNNNNNNNNNNNNNNNNNNNNNNNNNNNNNNNNNNNNNNNNNNNNNNNNNNNNNNNNNNNNNNNNNNNNNNNNNNNNNNNNNNNNNNNNNNNNNNNNNNNNNNNNNNNNNNNNNNNNNNNNNNNNNNNNNNNNNNNNNNNNNNNNNNNNNNNNNNNNNNNNNNNNNNNNNNNNNNNNNNNNNNNNNNNNNNNNNNNNNNNNNNNNNNNNNNNNNNNNNNNNNNNNNNNNNNNNNNNNNNNNNNNNNNNNNNNNNNNNNNNNNNNNNNNNNNNNNNNNNNNNNNNNNNNNNNNNNNNNNNNNNNNNNNNNNNNNNNNNNNNNNNNNNNNNNNNNNNNNNNNNNNNNNNNNNNNNNNNNNNNNNNNNNNNNNNNNNNNNNNNNNNNNNNNNNNNNNNNNNNNNNNNNNNNNNNNNNNNNNNNNNNNNNNNNNNNNNNNNNNNNNNNNNNNNNNNNNNNNNNNNNNNNNNNNNNNNNNNNNNNNNNNNNNNNNNNNNNNNNNNNNNNNNNNNNNNNNNNNNNNNNNNNNNNNNNNNNNNNNNNNNNNNNNNNNNNNNNNNNNNNNNNNNNNNNNNNNNNNNNNNNNNNNNNNNNNNNNNNNNNNNNNNNNNNNNNNNNNNNNNNNNNNNNNNNNNNNNNNNNNNNNNNNNNNNNNNNNNNNNNNNNNNNNNNNNNNNNNNNNNNNNNNNNNNNNNNNNNNNNNNNNNNNNNNNNNNNNNNNNNNNNNNNNNNNNNNNNNNNNNNNNNNNNNNNNNNNNNNNNNNNNNNNNNNNNNNNNNNNNNNNNNNNNNNNNNNNNNNNNNNNNNNNNNNNNNNNNNNNNNNNNNNNNNNNNNNNNNNNNNNNNNNNNNNNNNNNNNNNNNNNNNNNNNNNNNNNNNNNNNNNNNNNNNNNNNNNNNNNNNNNNNNNNNNNNNNNNNNNNNNNNNNNNNNNNNNNNNNNNNNNNNNNNNNNNNNNNNNNNNNNNNNNNNNNNNNNNNNNNNNNNNNNNNNNNNNNNNNNNNNNNNNNNNNNNNNNNNNNNNNNNNNNNNNNNNNNNNNNNNNNNNNNNNNNNNNNNNNNNNNNNNNNNNNNNNNNNNNNNNNNNNNNNNNNNNNNNNNNNNNNNNNNNNNNNNNNNNNNNNNNNNNNNNNNNNNNNNNNNNNNNNNNNNNNNNNNNNNNNNNNNNNNNNNNNNNNNNNNNNNNNNNNNNNNNNNNNNNNNNNNNNNNNNNNNNNNNNNNNNNNNNNNNNNNNNNNNNNNNNNNNNNNNNNNNNNNNNNNNNNNNNNNNNNNNNNNNNNNNNNNNNNNNNNNNNNNNNNNNNNNNNNNNNNNNNNNNNNNNNNNNNNNNNNNNNNNNNNNNNNNNNNNNNNNNNNNNNNNNNNNNNNNNNNNNNNNNNNNNNNNNNNNNNNNNNNNNNNNNNNNNNNNNNNNNNNNNNNNNNNNNNNNNNNNNNNNNNNNNNNNNNNNNNNNNNNNNNNNNNNNNNNNNNNNNNNNNNNNNNNNNNNNNNNNNNNNNNNNNNNNNNNNNNNNNNNNNNNNNNNNNNNNNNNNNNNNNNNNNNNNNNNNNNNNNNNNNNNNNNNNNNNNNNNNNNNNNNNNNNNNNNNNNNNNNNNNNNNNNNNNNNNNNNNNNNNNNNNNNNNNNNNNNNNNNNNNNNNNNNNNNNNNNNNNNNNNNNNNNNNNNNNNNNNNNNNNNNNNNNNNNNNNNNNNNNNNNNNNNNNNNNNNNNNNNNNNNNNNNNNNNNNNNNNNNNNNNNNNNNNNNNNNNNNNNNNNNNNNNNNNNNNNNNNNNNNNNNNNNNNNNNNNNNNNNNNNNNNNNNNNNNNNNNNNNNNNNNNNNNNNNNNNNNNNNNNNNNNNNNNNNNGCCACCTGTCTAGGAGGACACCGTCTAGGGAGGGCACCTGTCTAGGGAGGACACCTGTCTAGGGAAGGTCACCTGTCTAGGGAGGCACCTGTCTAGGGAGGGCACCTTGTCTAGGGAGGCACCTGTCTAGCGAGGACACGCACTGTCTAGAGAGGGCACCTGTCTAGGGATTCCTGGCACAACCTAACCGGTATCTCTCTCTTTGGGTGACAGAGACTGAGGTTGCTAGGGTGACAGAGACTGAGGTTGCTAGGGTGACAGAGACTGAGGTTGCTAGGGTGACAGAGACTGAGGTTGCTAGGGTGAAAGAGACTGAGGTTGCTAGGGTGACAGAGACTGAGGTTGCTAGGGTGACAGAGACTGAGGTTAGCTCAAATCAGGGCAGTTGAGGGTCTTCTTGAGAGGCTGTCAAAAGGGTTGAAAGAGTGAGTACATTTGAAGGTCCGGCAGGTATTGAAGAACGGTATGCCTACATTGGAGCCTTCACCACAGACTGAGAATCAACAGCAGAACCCAGAAATCCTTCGTGAGAAGAAAGTGAACTCTGTGTCATTTATAGCATTGGTGATAAACGGAACTGCACAAGTTGAAAGTAGGTCAAGAAAGATCGATATCATTGTTAATGTAGCTGAACTATTTCTGAGATTAAAAAATgttcacattattattattttatttttaggggttaaaatgtttgttttcaccCAGTAGGTGGTGGCAATGCACAATTTTTGGACGTAGTCCGCCATTAAAACCTCGAAGAAGAAAACCGTGCTGCCTGCCCGCCCCCGGACTTTCTCTCCTCGCTTGACCATCTCCCTCAGATAACCACCAAAGCCATGAATTTTCTATTGACTGTCAATCTCATTATGTCTTGTTTTGTTGCTTCAAAGCACTTTGAGATTCTTCATGTAATGAATAGCGCTATAACAgtagaataaattattattaaatgTTGCTGTTTCTGGCGGACATTTTATGTGGTTGCAAACAAACGTCACACGTCCGTTTGTTTGTTGTGATCCGCTAGTGGCGGTTTCTATGCGATTCGGAGCGGGACCGTTGAAAATATGAAAACAGCGACCACCAAACATTTAGGGTTGTTCGCGAATATAAGTGGTAAACTCCATTTAATGTATGGATATGACAAAAACGAACAATTTGTACggaattagccagctagctaggaaGCTACCTGTTGGACAGTGAACTTTTCCAACAGATCGACGTTAGCTAACTATAACTATGTAAGTTAACTAActagtactgtacagtaactaACAGTGAATACAACCACAGACAAGGAGCTAGTTAGCCGTATATGTCGTGCAACAGTCgacgttgttagctagctaacaccttaACTGTACTTGAACTCTTGAGTTCGCTAATCCTTAATCTTCGGTAATACTAAAGTTATATGCTAGTAGTTAGCTGGCAAAAGCAGATCACTACTTGTTTGACAAAAGCgaggtagctaacgttatctagcttcAAAATGCCTCCGAAGAAGCAGAAAAACCCGTCGGTGAACATCTCCAGCTCGCTAGAGGAGTCGGAAGAATTCAGTCTGGAGACCACGGTRCCYACGGAAGACATCTCGTCATCRGACGAACGAGACCGCACCGGGACMCAGAAAGTCACCMGACAGCTYATCGAGAGGAAGGAGCTACTGCACAACCTTCAGCTGTTGAAAATAGAGATGTCGCAGAAAAATCTCATCATAGATAACATGAAAGTGGACCACTTGACAAAGGTAAGTTAGCTAGGATCTCAAAGATGTTCTATCGAGCTACCAATCCTTCACATCAGCATACAGCTTCTCAAATAGTATCCTATTCTATTACTTATGACCAGACGGCCCTAAAGTAGGGACGTCAATCGACGTTAAGCCTGCTTCTTTTAtgttatctttaactctgcactgttggaaaaggacttgtaagtaagcatttcactgttagtctacacttgttgtctacgaagcatgtgacataaAATGTGACTTGCTGCACAGACCCTATGGACACTCGTCTAGACCTCCCCCCAAAACCCCCATCTGTCCTGCTTTAAATGTACTCTTGACAGTTTTAATGGTAGAATGTGCAATTTCTAAGTTGGGTAGTGCATAATCAggtcctcttgtcatgtcagtcattacaGACCGTAGAAAGATATTTATAACatgaaatgtccagatcaactagcccatgtcagctaaagtaaaataaataaatcaaaaKatattttaaattcttcaaagtYGCCACCCTTTGCctcaatgacagctttgcacacKCTTGGCATTCTCTCAAYCARcttcacctggaatgattttccaacagtcttgctgagcacttgttggctgcatttccttcactMtgcggtccaactcaccccaaaccatYtcaattgggttgaggtcgggtgattgtggaggccaggtcatctgatgcagcactccatcactYTCCTTCTTGGTCAAAYagcccttacacagcctggaggtgtgttgggtcattgtcctgttggtttgggatgtgttgaaccgcagagtgaaggaaaagcagccaacaagtgctcagcatatgtgggaactccttgaagactgttTGAAAARcattccaggtgaagctggttgagagaatgccatgagtgtacaaagcaagctgtcatcaaggcaaaacgaggctactttaaagaatctcaatctatctctatctctgaagaccatccagtcccatccttcagctcccctcaacccctcccatctatctctgaccaCCATCcagtttggatttctatttgccatatcatcttttaactgtgctgtttcccAAAAGTTGTGAACCTAAATACATTTTCCAGACCCAGTACTATTTGCatttagttatcttgttgttttcaGTCCCACCCTTTTAGCTCTAAACACAACCTGTCATTTCAACATGAATTTCCCCCCCATGGTATTGTAGTTAATCAGGTAGAAACTGCTAAAGGAGTCTAAAAACGTGCCGCCATTTTAGATTTATTTACATTATACATCAGATATCACCAGAACGGGGTTTTGTCCTGCCCGGCTGAAGTAGGAGCACTATAATAGGAAGGATAATAAAGGGGCCTTTTGGGGACACGCTTATGTATCACTCTGCTTGTTCTGTGCTCTCTTCCCTAGacggaggagctggaggagagactGAACGTTGCTCTATACCAGAAACAAGTCCTGGCTCTGAGACTGGACAGCCAGCTGCAACTCACCCAGGATGAGAGCAGGTAGGAACAGAGGATCGAGAGCAGTAGGAACAGTGTTGAGGCCTTGACTAACTAGTCCTGGTCCTGAGACTGGACTCACCCAGGATGAGAGCAGGTAGGAACAGAGCTGAGGCCTTGACTAACTAGTCCTGGCTCTGAGACTGGACAGCTGCAACTCACCCAGGATGAGAGCAGGTAGGAACAGAGTTGAGGCCTTGACTAACTAGTCCTGGCTCTGAGACTGGACAGCCAGCTGCAACTCACCCAGGATGAGAGGAGGTAGGAACAGAGCTGAGGCCTTGACTAACTAGTCCTGGCTCCTGAGACTGGACAGCTGCAACTCACCCAGGATGAGAGCAGGTAGGAACAGAGCTGAGGCCTTGACTAACTAGTCCTGGCTCTGAGATTGGACAGCTGCAACTCACCCAGGATGAGAGGAGGTAGGAGACAGAGTTGAGGCCTTGACTAACTAGTCCTGTCCTGAGACGGACAGCTGCAACTCACCCAGGATGAGAGCAGGTAGGAACAGTGTTGAGGCCTTGACTAACTAGTCCTGGCTCTGAGACTGGACAGCTGCAACTCACAGGATGAGAGCAGGTAGGAACAGAGTTGAGGCCTTGACTAACTAGTCCTGGCTCTGAGACTGGACAGCTGCAACTCACCCAGGATGAGAGGAGGTAGGAACAGAGCTGAGGCCTTGACAAACTAGTCCTGGCTCTGAGACTGGACAGCTGCAACTCACCCAGGATGAGAGCAGGTAGGAACAGAAGCTGAGGCCTTGACTAACTAGTCCTGGCTCTAGTTTGGACAGCTGCAACTCACCCAGGATGAGAGGAGGTAGGAACAGAGTTGAGGCCTTGACTAACTAGTCCTGGTCCTGAGACTGGACAGCTGCAACTCACCCAGGATGAGACAAGGTAGAACAGTGTTGAGGCCTTGACTAACTAGTCCTGGCTCTGAGACTGGACAGCTGCAACTCACCCAGGATGAGAGGAGGTAGGAACAGAGCTGAGACCTTGACTACCTAGCCATAATAATATGGCCGCTACACGATCTTCTGATCAGTCGTAATGGTTGTAGAGGTCAACACACGATCACCTCGCTGAACCCGACTCTAAAGGATTGCACGATGTTCCTCCAAGCAGGCGTGGAAAAGGTTTCACTCCTTTTATATTTGCCTCAAGTCCGTGTGGTTCTCTGTCTGCCCTGTAGGAAGCATCAGGCTCTGAGGAAAAGGAAATGGATGTATCCTACTGAGACAAAGCAGCTGGAGGAGACCAACAGACAGCTGTGTGACAAGGCAGGAGACCTGCGACGCGGCCTCAGAGAACCTGGAGCTCACTGAGGATAAATACAAGGAGCTCCGAGATGTCCCAGAGGAGAGACTCTCTATCACTGAATACGTAGCGGTGAGATGCTGGGTCCTGTTAATGTGTTTGttaatgttgtgtttgttgttagtgttgagatgtgtgtgtgtgtaagtgtgttgtctgtgttgtgttactgtgtttgtaatttgtgtgttgtgtgttaatttgtgttggtgtgttaatgtgttgtgttaatgtgttgtgttatgtgttgtgttaatgtgttgtgttaatgtttgtgttaatgtgttgtgtaatgtgtgtgttgtggttaatgtgttgtttatgttgtgttaatggtgtgtgtgttaatgtgtgtgttaattgttttgtgtaatgttgtgtgttgggttgtagtgtgtgttgtgttaatgtgtgtgttaatgttgtgtggaatgtgtgtggtgtttagttgtgtgttgttttaatgtagtgtgttgtgtgtgtgtgttaagtgtgtgtgtggtgtgttgtgttaatgtgttgtgttaatgtgttgtgttaaGTGGTTGGTTAATGTGTTGttgttaatgtgttgtgttaatgtgttgtgttaatgttgtgtgtgttaatgtgtttgttaattttgTGAATGTTGTGTTAAGTTTGTGTTAATTGTTGTGTTAatgttgtgttatgtgttgtgttaatgtgttgtgtagtgtgtgtggttaaTGTGTTGTGTTAATGTGTTTGAATGTGTTGTGTTAaggtgtgttgtggttgtaatgtgttgtgttaatgTTTGTGTTTAATGTGTTGTGTTAACTGTGTTAattcagtgtgttgtgttgttctccCAGGTGTGTTTCTATGAGGCGGTGAGTCCTCTCCAAGCCCAGCTCTCTGAGCTCCACGTCAAGAGGAACAGCCTGACAGATGACCTGGACACACACAGGACTGAGATCAAGGCCCTTATGAAGGTGtgtattaaaacacacacacacacacaccacacacaggacaGATTAAATCCTTCATGgaggtacagacagagagaggactgatcagagccttcatggaggtacagacagagaggacagatcagagccttcatggaggtacagacagagagaggacagatcagagccttcatggagtacagacgagagagacagattaGAGCCTTcatggaggacagacagagagaggacagatcagagccttcatggaggtacagacagagagaggacagatcagagcCTTCAGGAGGTACAGACACAAGAGGATAGATCAGAGCTTCATGaggtacagacagagaggacagatcaAGCCTTCATGgaggtacagacagagagaggacaatcagagccttcatggaggtacagacagagaggacagatcagagcCTTCATGGTGGTACAGGCAAGAGAGAGGACTGATCAGAGCCTTCATgtgtacagacagagagagagactgatcagAGCCTTCATGAgggtacagacagagaggacagatcagagccttcatggagtacagacagagagaggacagatcagagccttcatggaggtacagacagagaggaacagatcagagccttcatggagtacagacagagaggacaagatcagagccttcatggaggtacagacagagagaggacagatcagagcTTCTGgagtacagacagagagagacagatcaggCCTCATGGAGGTACAACAGAGAGAGGACTGATCAGAGCCTTCATGgaggtaca comes from Salvelinus sp. IW2-2015 unplaced genomic scaffold, ASM291031v2 Un_scaffold4710, whole genome shotgun sequence and encodes:
- the pibf1 gene encoding LOW QUALITY PROTEIN: progesterone-induced-blocking factor 1 (The sequence of the model RefSeq protein was modified relative to this genomic sequence to represent the inferred CDS: inserted 1 base in 1 codon; deleted 1 base in 1 codon), translating into MPPKKQKNPSVNISSSLEESEEFSLETTVPTEDISSSDERDRTGTQKVTRQLIERKELLHNLQLLKIEMSQKNLIIDNMKVDHLTKTEELEERLNVALYQKQVLALRLDSQLQLTQDESRKHQALRKRKWMYPTETKQLEETNRQLCDKAGDLRRGLRELELTEDKYKELRDVPEERLSITEYVAVCFYEAVSPLQAQLSELHVKRNSLTDDLDTHRTEIKALMKSYEEERRVRSELEIRNQRLTLELADTKGLIQEGDFKRDNYSNTKRERDAFECEVRESRKRLELLEMTHEVQTRERNELSREVSTLQQSVTLLQKDKEYVHRQSMELNVRCAHQEDRLERLHTQLDDAXEAREEVYHKYIDSRSRPLKTEYENKLAEELENIRLKTSQEIDSLQRTSKEMYERENRIRFR